The Rhodamnia argentea isolate NSW1041297 chromosome 7, ASM2092103v1, whole genome shotgun sequence genome contains the following window.
TAGATAACAAGTGAGACAAGTTTCTAAGCgctagaaaaaaattaatacaggCAAAGAAATTCCTATAACATCTTCGAATATCATATACACATAGGAAATCATTAAATTCAAATAGttattgaattggaaaaaagaaaaaagatgaactcTTAATTAAGCGATATGGTGCAAATTGTGACCGTCTCTTTCGATGCAATCTTATGATACAATCTCGGCCTTTTCGATTTGTGCAGGGATGTGATGCATCGGTTCTTTTGGATGACACGGCCACCTTCACCGGAGAAAAGACTGCTCGGCCTAACCAAAACTCTCTTAGGGGATTCGAAGTCATCGACACCATCAAGTCCCGCGTTGAAGCTGCTTGCAATGCTACCGTTTCTTGTGCGGACATCCTCGCGCTCGCTGCTCGAGACGGTGTCGTCTTGGTGAGTGTCTCATAAATCTTGATCATGACTAACTTTTGCTCATACTCTTTGTTTCATGCATGATTTTGGTTTATATCAACTTCAGATCTTTGACCATACCTATTACTCTATAGTCATCCCTTCGTTTCGTGATTGGATCCAGTACCTATTTGTGGGataaattcacttttttttttttttttacataacaCATATATAGAAGTCTGACCTTGCTACCTTCATAAATTGTATGAGCTTGTTAGACATATTTAGCACTTTCTATAAGATATTTCATTATGTCAGAgataatcatgaaatttttgttgatcaTCCGCATATCTCAAAATTGCACGTATATTGTACGTATTTAATTATGTATATTTTGATCGAGATATTATTGTATTCTTCAATTACATAAGTAatgaatatacaaaaaattctCTGGTTGACTTCTCCGCATTTTCTCTCAAACTGAGCTTGTGCCATCGGGATTGTCATTACAGTTGGGAGGACCGTCGTGGACGGTGCCTCTAGGGCGGCGAGACGCAAGGACCGCCAGCCTGAGCGGTGCCAACAGCCAAATCCCATCACCTTTCTCCAGCCTCGCCTCCCTCATCTCCTCCTTCGCCGCCCAAGGCCTCAACGCCCGTGACATGACTGCCCTGTCTGGGGGCCACGCCATTGGCCTGGCCCGGTGCGTCACCTTCCGGACCCGCATCTACAACGAGACCAACATTGACGCCAACTTCGCTACCACCCGGAGGACTAACTGCCCTGCCTCTGGAGGAGATGCCAAACTCGCACCTCTCGACCAGACCCCGAACCAGTTCGACAACAACTACTACCAGAGCCTCGTGGCGCGGCGCGGGCTCCTCCATTCAGACCAAGAGCTGTTCAACAGAGGATCGCAGGATGCGCTCGTCAGGACTTACAGCAAAAACTATAGGGCTTTCGCAAGTGATTTTGCGGCCGCTATGGTGAAGATGGGCAACATCAGCCCGCTCACCGGAACGAATGGAGAGATCAGAAGGAACTGTAGGGTGGTGAACTAATGTTGAATGCCCCCCAAACAGAATAAGAATTAAGTAAGCTGGATTTTGCTAAGTGTTATAAATGTTTGATGCATGTCTATCTCCTCTGaatatttcttttcctgttttCAGTAAGATTCTTGTTTGTGAAGGGCTTGGTCAAGAAGTTGACAAGTTGTATTGCTTTCTTTctgaatatatatatgtatccAGACATCAAATCCAAGTGTTCTTTTCCCGATTCAATGTTTCTTGGTCTACGCTAGGAAATCGGAACGTGTCCTTTGGGATTTTTGTATGGTAGACAGTTTGCTGATATGTTCATGTTAAACtacaaattgaaaagaaaaataggtacGTGCAtcggaaatcctaaaacttgcagaaagtgcaattaagttctaaaacttgttaagttgatgcaatcaagtccttccgttaacttcattcaatttggctaacggaaaatgttagtgtgaactttttttaatatttttctctcttctacatAACAATGACATAGCTAAACCGACATCATTTTGATccaatatgatttttaatatatttttcaaaaataaaataaaactaaaaaaaggaagaagcaacATTTAGAATCTGACGGCGAGCGCTGCTCCTTGCCACCGCCGCTATGCTGTTGCTGctattgcttcttcttctttttcttcttcttcttttcattgtagcttattttctaattacggataaataaaaaaatattaaaattcggatttggatcaaatcgacgccgttttagcagaaaatatatataaagtggccatgtcaacatttttcgttagccaagtTAGACaaaattaacggaaggactcgattgcatcaattttgacgacttttagaacttgattgcactttttacaaatttttgacTCAAGCATACTTTCATGACAAGCTTTAAGATTTCCAATGAACATATcgcaaagaaaaaagaggagagagttTAGATCTCTAAAGTAAGACGCAATCATgcagaagaaataaataatatatcTCTACACATAGGAAAACTAACCTCTATAAACAAATTCATTCCATTCCAACATGTTGCTTGACCTTATCTTTCCATTTCTTAGGGTAAGGATGATGAGACTAGTTCACAAATGACTCATTACATACATAAATACATACGTATATATAGCCTTTTCATAGAGACAATAAACTAAATCATGCTTATCCATCCATAGGGCAATGGTAAAGCATAGAGTCGAATGTTAGCCCTCCATGATCACATTTTGGGCACATTGGAACATGCAGAGCTCAAAACTAACAAATAAACTCCTAAAAGTGGAAGTAATAGCATGTTATTTCAAGAACGTTAGAACAAGTAGATAGTAGAAACCATTCAAGCAATTCTTCCACCCGCATTAATTCGGCCATCTTGTTGATCTTTAACTTATCCTCGTCTTATTAATTAACTTGGCTGGACTCTCATGATTCTCTCGATCTCTTTTCCTAAACAATGGCATCATGGTAGAAAAAGTGCCAAGAGAGAAAATGCTATCAGTTGTCCGAAACTAATTCAGTTGTATCCTGTTACGAATACCGATATATTTAATAAATCCTTTGATGGTTGATCTAGGAGAAATTACTCCCAGCATCTGACTTTGAAGACAGATCAACAGTAAGACGCTTAGAACATGAAAGGCCGAAGAGTTGTCCAATGTAGTACAAAAATCAATGAAGCAAGTCTTACAAAACATGTGTAAGATAGCCTAAAATGATGACACTAAGCAGAAGGGGGACCCGCAAATGACTCATtatgtacgtacgtacgtacgtagcCCTTTCATAGAGACAATAAGCCTGTACCTTGCTTATCCACCCAACTGGCATCGGTAAAGCTGAGAGTTGAATGTTAGCCCTTCCTGAACACATTTTGGGCATATTATATTGGAATATGCAGAGCTCAAAACCAACAAATAAACTCCTTAAAGTGGAAGTAATAGCAGGTCATTTCAACAACGTTAGAACAAGTAGATAGTAGAAACCATTCAAGCAATTCTTTCACCTGCATTCAATTGACCATTTCTCttgtatttttattaaattcgcATCTTCTTTATTAACTTGACCAAACTATAATGATTCTCTCGATCTCTTTTCCTAAACAATGGCATTGCGGAAGAAAAAGTGCCAAGATAGTTGTTTTGGAAGATATTATTCACAGCATCCGACTTTGAAGACAGGTACATAGCAAGAGGCTTAGAACATGAAGGACAGTAGAGTCGtccttatgaccaaaaaaaaaaaaaaaacaagaagatttGGGgatcaaaaagtaaaattttcttttgaattttcaaaacattcgcTAGTTGGGCCTCTGTATTAATAAAGAGCCGACGGATGTTTGGGGGCCAAGGCCCATTGGGCCCCTTGCTCCGTCCTTGCTAGAATTTTCACCATATACCATGCGTAATTTTTTTCCGTAACTTTTCGAAATTGGAGTAATATTTTAGGTTTTGAcgggaaaattgatttttttcactttttagaaAGCGGAACCAGATGGGTGGAATTATCTTCCATGAATGTTGTCCCTAACACTTTGTTTCTCCAAGAAAACTTGTAATCTTTCTAGAGTGCTCCAAATCTTCGAATCGATCCATTAAGATTCGGGCTTGTGGTTCCAACTGCTGGGTCAGGCCCAGCCTCCCTAAAGTTCATGGGACTGGTCCAAGCCCAACAACCATCAAGAGGATGGccatctcttttattttttttatttttttacctttgtaTGTATATTCTTTTTTCCACCTCAAGTCAATCGAAACCGAGTGATCTCTACGCTTGGCCAGCCCGAACTTATGCCACGGTTAAAACTGGGCGTTATTTTGATTCGGAGATCGAGAAGCAGCCTGCGAAAATTGGATTTTGCAACCAAGGCAGCTTCAAACCACTTGAGAGCAAAGTCTTAATCAACTCGATCGGTCATCTCAATATTAAACGCAAGCAAATTGACTAAACAtctttttggggtttttataggtATAGGCTAGAGGTGCTTGCATTGatgaaatttcatgaattttacgtattaaaagaaaaatcagtaCGTTGAATTAGCTTTAGGTGTATGAAAAAAGCACCAGACTTTCTAAAATGCATCTAAAGATGGCGCTAACTAACTTAAAAAACTTTTAACTGTActcttttgatcttttttcgATTTCGTTGGATAACCGAAATAGATTCTCGATCCCCGGAATTCTTGATCCGTTACTCGTTATGTTTTACAGTTATATTTAATACGGTTTATCTTCGATTTCCCATTCATTCCGTATACGCAAGATCACGAATTAGAAAACCGCAtccaatcttaaaaaaaaaaaatcaaattgtaaaATCCATTCGAACTTATTTTATCTGATCCGGCGAGACACTTAAATCGattcatttttttccatttttcacccATGATATCGCTATGATGCGTTACATGTGTTTCTTAATTAGATCTCTCGTTAATCCACGTCTTTTTTTAACTATGCTTCATTCTTATACGATAACATTCCTTAACATCTAAACATGACTTTAAACTTAATTTCAAGACTTGGGTCATATCGATTGTGCCTTGTATCTACAATTCAACACTTAATTTCtctattatatatatacatatgtaagtggatttaaaattaaaattaaaaacaaaaataaaacaggGAGAGGACCATAAAGAAAGCTGGCGGTCATTAAGGTCCAAAATCGAACAGCGTGGACTCGAGCCCACCCCGTTTCAGCTCTTATCTTtcggcaaccaaaaaaaaaaaagggagggagaCACAAGAGACCGCATTGATTGAGGGCACTGATTGGAGCGTGCCCTGCACTCTCCTTCGCCTCGCGTGGGTCTAACACTCTCCgacaccccccctctctctctctaccagtCTCTCTTTTAGctgcttctctttctctctctctctatctcttaaTTTCGACACAGGggaggggggaggaggaggaggaggaccagACCGAGGAGAGAGAAACGCAGTTTGATggtgaggaggagagagagacggggGAGATCGAAGAACAGtgacattgagagagagagaggagagagagagtgagtgtgAAGTCCACATGGCCTCTCTTCCCTTGgggcctcaccaccaccaccaaccgccGCCGCCAGCTCAAGCTCCTCCCGACACCGATAAGGTCTACTCtactcttctcttctctctctccctctctctctctctgtgctctGTGTGTGGATGCTTGGATCTTCAGCGATCCAGCTCCGAAGCTGCGCTGTGGTGCCAATTTCGAGCGATCTTCGCGTCCGCGCGATTTGTTGCTCTTCCCATGTCGAGATCGGAGCTGGCTCGCTGGAGCTGGTTTGCGGCCGCGGCTGTCCTCGAGGTTTTGTGGCTCCGGTGGTCGTTTCCCCCGACTCTTTGTTTGTTCCTCTTTGTGGTCGTTAGCAATAATTCCCTTTAACGAGCGGTACAGTGCCGGTATCTCCGGGTTCTGCTTCTTTTTGATCCCAGGTTGATTCTTTCGTGTAGTTCCTGGTAAGTTTCTAAGTAGTTTGGAGCGGCGGCACGGAAAGGAGTGCTTTTGGAGCTCTGTAAAATTTCCTTTGCTAAAATCAGACAGACGGGTAGATTGGGAATTCGCTGTGGTAGGCTTTGGTGAAGCGTGTCGTTGTCTTTGAGAGTACTCAGACAGATCCTCGGGATTAATTTCCTTTATTTAGGTATGCTAGTCTTTTAGGTGTTGTAATTGTGATTTGCAACTTGAAAGATTCAGCTGAAATAATTtagatttcccttttttggcgttcttttccttctctcacCACTCTTATGCAGGGTTGCTTCCTGATGTCAATGTGCTTTGATTCTCTCTTATCATAtcacttttttttctgttgttgtGTAAATGGAGCGACCTTGTACTAGTTTCCGATGCTTCCTTGTTCCCTATGGTATCCTAATACCTTGCTTCTCCCGTGCATAGATCTTGCTTTCTTTGAACTTTGGCTTTCCTTATCCTTACATGCTTGACGCTCTGTTCATGGTGGTGCATCCATCTGTGTGGGGATTAGTTCGGTGTATTGTTATTGTCCTTTTTACGCGTCAGTGTTTGGCATTAATTTCAAAGTCTGTGTGTGGATTTTATGGTAATTTTGAACTGCCTTTCTGCATGCAAAATGAGAAATATGCGGGTTATGTGTAGCACTGTATTGCAAGCTGGCGACTCCCCCGACGTTTCTGAATGCAATCGTGGCAATAGAACCCCGTGTTTTTGGTGTCATACATGCATGCGTTTCACTAGATATAGTCATGTTTTAGTGCCATACTTTTGGGGTAATGAAGCAACTGACATAGATTAAGGGAAATGATTAAGCAATGATTAGTTTCAAAATCAAACTGGTGGCATCGATGGTTTGTGTTAATTTTGTGCATTGATGGCgtgttgttatttttcttttgacgtGTCGGTGTTTGGCATTAATGTTCAAAGGCTGTGTGTGGATTTTATGGTAAGTTTGAACTGCCTTTCTGCATGCAAAATGAGAAATCCGTGGGTTACGTGTAGCGCTGTATTGCAAGCTGGCTATTCCCCCGATGTTTCTGAATGCAATCTTGGCAATAGACCCCCTGTTTTTGGTTCATACATGTAAGTGTTTTTCTGGATAGTCATATTTTAGTCCCATACTTTTTGGGTTAATGATGCAAC
Protein-coding sequences here:
- the LOC115746931 gene encoding peroxidase P7-like, which codes for MASNGNFPVVTVVIVSLLACLANAQLSPNFYGRRCPNVQGIVHDAMAQAVRREQRMGASILRMFFHDCFVNGCDASVLLDDTATFTGEKTARPNQNSLRGFEVIDTIKSRVEAACNATVSCADILALAARDGVVLLGGPSWTVPLGRRDARTASLSGANSQIPSPFSSLASLISSFAAQGLNARDMTALSGGHAIGLARCVTFRTRIYNETNIDANFATTRRTNCPASGGDAKLAPLDQTPNQFDNNYYQSLVARRGLLHSDQELFNRGSQDALVRTYSKNYRAFASDFAAAMVKMGNISPLTGTNGEIRRNCRVVN